The Scatophagus argus isolate fScaArg1 chromosome 12, fScaArg1.pri, whole genome shotgun sequence genome includes the window GAGCTTCCACAAGatccaaagacagaaaagaggaggggaTTCGTATTTATCACATATAAAGAAGAGGCCCCCGTCAAGAAGGTACTGGAGAAGAAGTACCACAACGTTGGTGGAAGCAAGGTAATAGCATATTACACATTCTGCATATGTGCAAAATTGGGTATAATCTACTCAGTGTCATATATTGCAAATTCTGCAATGTAATTTGCTTTTATGTGGTGTTCcagtgtgaaattaaaataGCCCAGCCCAAAGAGGTCTACCAGCAGCAACAGTATGGTGCCCGTGGATATGGAGGACGCGGCAGGGGTCGTGGAGGTAAAAAAAATTTTGcatgcagtttttttattttattttaaactacACTCTGGATGTGACTGCTGGTTTCTGTGTGCCGGAGAATTGTGACAAAAGGATCACCTGTTGTTTCTAGGTCAGGGCCAGAACTGGAATCAAGGTTATAACAACTACTGGAACCAGGGATACAACCAGAACTATGGCTATGGACAGCAAGGCTACGGATATGGCGGCGGCTACGGCAACTATGACTACTCTACTGGTTATTACGGCTATGGGGGTGGCTACGATTACAGTAAGCGATAAGTGCCaccagggaaagaaaaagaatgagagaaactttattttcttgGTCCTCCTTGTTGTACAGAAGAACTCAGTCCCTTTTTCTCTTGTCCTCCAGACCAGGGCAATACAAGCTATGGGAAAACTCCAAGACGTGGAGGCCACCAGAATAGCTACAAGCCATACTGATCACACGTAGTGCAGGTATGCATTTTTGCATCATCCGTGGTAGTATGAGAACATAGTTGTAACCATTGGTGCCTTTTGACCCCAAAGATGTCCATCTAGTCTAAATCCATTCAAACATTGTGGTGGGGTTAGGGTAGGCCGTGTTGTGGGGTCTGTGATCATTAAAGACGGATTCATTCCACCTGTCAGCCATCTTATGATGCATCTCTACAAACACTACTTGATCAATAAGGGTTGTGTTGGTGGTGGTTGAGAACAGGAATGAGGACTGTTTCACCTTTCACCAAGGTGCTGGGCGTGTAATAACAAGCGGTCgtgccccctccccccaaagTGTGTCTGTTCATTCACTGACCTGTCAAACTCATTCAtgcacctgtctgtctttgtgtaacTGCATGCCATATTTGGTTTATTCTCAGTAACGTTAAGCACCGTGTTTTTCTCTTAAGGTCTAaagtaaataagaaaaagagaTCCATGGTCTGACCACAGCGAACATGGGCTCTGGCTTTTCCTTTGGAGTTGGCAGAAATTTGGACTCATGCTCCATTTGTACAGATCAAGTGAGGAACTGGGGAAGCAAATGtcacttttccactttttattttatattgttttgtgtcCATTTACATTTCCAGTGATGGAagtgttatttttactgtactttttGGTACCTTTTTGAATCTAATGTATTGTATGGTTGTATTTTTACATGTCTACTGGATTTACAGATGAGCAGGAGCAAGAGCTTTTAAAgctcacaaataaaacaagttcgcttttttctttttggtgtttCTAGATCTTTAGTTATTTTCTCCCGTGCTGAGTGTTGGATGCGAGTTGCATGGCTTCAGATGTGGGGTGAGGCTAAATAAGGGATTTAAACTAATCAAAGGGTTCATTGTCGGCGTGTCAAGTGAATGTTTGCAGATGGTCTAGTAGACGAAGACAaccagcatcttttttttttttcctttcttttggtttttaagGAGATTCTTCCCCCATCATGTTTGCAATTTTAAGTGGCTTTACTAGTGTTATTCAACTGAACGCAAGCCTGTTAATGTACGAGGGTACTCCCTCTCTCACTGGAAACTCATTCCTCTAGTGTCTTGGGCAAATTGTTAGAAATAAACTTTTGGTTTATATTACACATGGatctttttgttattatttgttaaaGTTAATGTTAACTGTTTTGTACTGTTAAATGGcttgcttgttttgtcatgaGTAATGTTAACATCTCTACGGATGCCTCTTAGTGAAACACTCTCCCATGGCTTCCCAATCTGCAGGATAACTGGCTGAGTGTTAATACCCACCCCACTAGATGTGAAACTGCAATACTTGAGCATTTTTGTGAATGTATCCAGGAGTTAAAAATATTAGCCTGGTAAGTGCGTATATCAACCGTACTGTGTATTGAGAACATGTTGCTGATCAATGTTGTAAGTTAAAACCTATTTTATATATTGCAACTGTGGGTAAAAGAACACAAGAGCCAGGCTTTAAAAAGTggtaattttattattttcttactttaaaaaacaagaaaagatgaTTAGTGTCGCATAAGCATCGTCTTGTATACACTGGTCATATCCCAGGTTGTAAGTACATGCTGTCGCTTGCACTTAAAATATGTGAACCTCCGATTGGCTGGTTTCCATTAATGAGGTGGCTGCATCTCCCATTTCTACTGAAGTGATACCTGTGGGGACAGATTTACAATAAGAGTTCACTTTTGGGTTGTATGGCTCTAGACAAAAAGAAGAGTCATCTTCAAATACACACCATCATTTATAATCTGTCACTGTTTTGATAAAAATATACAGTTGATTAGtcaatttttaaaacaaagtccCCACAGTGGTCAGAGTTGAGTGGAGGGCAGCAACATGTTCTGCCAAGTGGAAtgaatgaactttttttttgctctcctGGAACCTCAAGTATAGACATTAATATCTCTACCTCTGAACTTTATGAATGTGACCATCTGACAATGTCTGATGCAATTAAAAGTTTTTCTACAGGTTTAACAAACCTTAGATGTCTTCCTTTTCCAGTTTAAGGTCACTGGCTTCCATGTCTGTAAGAACATTTAATAAGTTATTCACTGAAATTGTTTATGGGTGAAATAAATGCTTTAATGGCATTTTCACTGAGTGTTGAGACTAGCAGATGTCGAGCTAAACAGTGCAAGTCTACAGTAACTACAGTAAACAAGGGACATGTAACCAACCTGTAAGGATACGGTCAATACACTGCACCACCAGATCTGCGTCCTCCATACTGAAGCACATAGGAGGTTTAAACTTCAAGACGCTTTCCCAGGGGCCGTCTGTACTGAGACAGATTTTATCCTCCTCTTTCAGCCTGATGTAAATTAAACACTGACTTAACTACCACTTTTTGACAGTAAGTGCAAAAAATCAAGTTGTAGACAGTCTTATTCTGTACAAATGGTAAGATTAAAACAATTACCTCTTTACCAACGTTGATGCTACTTTTGTGGCAGGAGTCTTCTTCTCCCTGTCTGTAACCAGCTCAAGACCTACAAACAGCCCTGCACCCCTGTTAAAGAGAAGAAAGTTCTTAATGAACTACTGCAACATTTTTGAGGAGCGCAGTCTTGTTTGGTCCATTACAGTAATCAAAATAGCTAAAAAACATGTCGCCATGGTTCACAAGATTTGGAGTCATGCCATGGTCACATCTGCCCACTTATGGGCCACTTATGTATGGAtgcatttttgtcaaaatgtcccTACATATCTGAATATTACTGAGGGAAGAGTGATGACCTGTTTTACAGTATAACTATAGTTGTTgtgtaataaacatttttaatatgacCAGTTTGTTATGAGAAGCTTGAGGATCCTTGAATAGTCAGGGGGATGCTTTGAAACAACAGCACAAGACATGTTTGTACGGACAGGgattcatttttactgtttacacACTAAGTAAAAAATagcacacagtgaaaacagtcagGTAAGTGAATGTCATGCATTCAGAATAATGAGCATTGAATCTTCTGTCTTGAGTACAGAAGTATAATCAGCAGGAAAAAATACTCCCAAGTATCATACACACAATAATTTGGAAACATGGATTTCATTGGACAGGAAGagtaatctgaaaagtaactatGGCTTTCAACCAAATGGAGTGCAATAGAAGTAGAAAgttgcataaaatataaatactcaAGTACCTTGAATTTCCACGAGTACACTGCAGTTACCTCTGGTCTCATGTGATGCATCACCTTCTCTCAGAGACACAGGTGTTTTCAATCATGCATTTCAGTATTAAATGACTCAAAGAAagtcatgttttgtgtttacacACTGCAACACCAGGTACAGCCATATCTGACATACTGCTGATGCACAACTGACACTTTatcatactgtgtgtttattgagATGCATGATTTTCTACTCTGTTTCTACAATGTGTTCAAACTTGTATCCCTATAAGTTaaatagttaatagttaattATAACCAGACTGCCCTTATcagctgctttgttgttgtttgtggtttcaaaaatgatttaatgCCATGGAAGGTGAAGGTGAATAGAATGCATCTTTACCTGACATCACCAATTATTTGATGTCGTGTTTGTAACTTTGTGAGCAGATCCTTAAGATGCGCTCCCACCCTCGAAGCATTTCCTCTTAGGTCCTCTTTCTCTATTACATCAAGGACTGCCAGGCCAATTGCACAGGACACTGGGTTCCCTCCAAACTGCATGAAGTTGGAGAGaatattgaaagaaaaattatttcatCTCGATATATGCATGCTTAACGAGAGGTTGTTAGAATTCAACAGAATTTCCAcagacatatttttgttttgttttgcttaaaaGCGGAAATTTGTATTTACTTTAGGGATTGTAGTGTATGCAGCAATGTAGTAGCAAATTAAGGAGTTGCTACTCAACAACTTCTTGACAACGATCAACAAACATCAGACTGTGAGCATAATGCAATAAGAGAAGATGATGAGATAGATGAGAGACTCTCATTTTATTCTCAAGTGAGAATCCCTATCTTCATGTAACTGGCACCAGCTGAGTGAAAGTAACGGTATTGACGGTGATATCACTTTATACTGTGAATGCTATGGTTTGTCAGCCTGGAAAAATTAATTCCTTATATCACAAAGGTATAGACATCCCTGGATTActactctgtctgtctctacaTCCTGTTATGGTTGGGCTACTGTATAGTTACCGTGTTGAAGTACTCCACTCCGTTGGCCGTGAAAGCTTCGGCTATCTCTACAGTGGTTACTACACATGACAGGGGATGTCCATTGCCCATGGGTTTGCCCATGGTCACTATGTCGGGACAGAAATCCTCCCCTTGCTGCTGGAATGCCCAGAAGTGACTCCCTAGACGTCCAAAGCCCGTCTGCACCTCATCTGCCACAAACAGTCCACCAGCTGAGCGTACATATCTGTGGTGTGTGGGAGGGAGATGCACCTTTTCACCAATACTGTACATGTGGCTGAGCAAAACCAGAACCTAAAAAATAAGTCCTCACTCACTCTGCAACTTTAGTTGAGTATCCTTCGGGCAAGATGATTTGCCCTCCAACACTTGGCAACGATTCAGCAAAGAATGCAGAGATCTATGGCAAAAGGCAGCAAGTCGTTTGTATTACAATAATTGAGAGTGTTGCTGTGTAATGGTAAGTGTTTGTGGTAAGTATTCACCTTACGTCCTTTCCTGTGCACCTCCTCTATTAGGTCTTTTACAGTATCTGCATATGCTTGGCCCGGGTTGGGGTGATTCTCTCTGTATAAGCCTCTGTAGGTGTCTGGTAAGGGTGCCTGAGAGAATGACACACGTTTCTTTCAAACAGGAGCCCAGATTTGGTTACCAGTTTTTGTAGTGATGGTCATATAAATTTACACACCACATGAACCCATTCTTTCTGTCCTGTCAGTTTCCGGAACTTGTAAGGACTAATGTCGATGAGGGACTTTAGATGCCCGTGGTATGCGCTGGTGTAAAAGAGAGTTCATTGTAATTGATAAACAAGTGTACTGTCAGAAGGAGAATATGTCGCATTAGAACATAATACTTACTGGTCAATCACAATGACATCTTCATGTTGGGTGTACTGCTGTGCCAAGCGTAGGGCAAGATCGTTGGCCTCCGAACTGTCGgaaaaacagatgtaaaatgGATGTAAAGGTACTTCAGGAGCaaaatttgggggggggggggggctgtggGTGTACTAAACAGTGTTATTTACCCAGAGTTAACAAAGTAGAAGACACACAGTTTCTTGGGCAGGGTGGCAGCAAGGCGGTCTGCATACAGGACAATGTTGTCATGGAGGAATCGTGTATTTGTGTTCAGGAGATCCATTTGTGCGGCTGCAGCCTTTGTAACACTGGGGTGACAATGGCCCACTACAAcggaaaacacaaaactaacaCATTAAAACCTTTGGCAAAAGCAGGACATACTGTGTTTTTTGGTAATAGACAcacattctgaatttgatgcctgcAATACCAGAAAAGTTGGGATAGGAGAATGTTTACCGCTGTGTTACATCATCTTTACTTTTTACAACACAGTAAGTGTTGGGAACTGAGGACAGTAATTCTTAAAGTGAAATTCTTTCTGATTCTTGCTTGATGATTTCAGTCGCCTAACAGTCTGGGCTCTCCATTGACGGAGTTTGCACTTCATAATGCACCACACATTCTCAGAGGAAAAAGGTCTAAACTGCAGGCATTTCAGTCTAGTACCTGCACTCTTTTACTACGAAGGCGTGCTTTTTTAACACATACAGATTGTGGCTTGGTAATCTTGTGGCTTGTCTTCACAGACGTGAACGTTTCCCTTCTGTGGGAACTAACACACCCCCATACAATCACAAATGCTGGCTTTTGAACTTTGCATTGGTAACAGTTTGGATGGTCTATGGTTTTCTAAAACAACTTGATGTGTGGACCACATCACAGTTTCCACTTTGCATCATTTCTTCTTAAGGCCTAAAGAAGTCAAAAGTGTTTCGCTTTGCATGGTGGAGTTAAATTTCATTTGTAGAGGCAGCAACATGAAGGAACAATCCCCCAGTTTATGAAAATCATTAACATTCAAATCACCATGTTTGGAGATGCACAACTTCCACTGGAAAGGGAGGTATGAATATTATCTGAAAATTAACAAGTAACCCAAGATGTCAGACAAATGTGTGAAGTACCGTAGTATAAAGTTGGACAAATGGAAACACTAACTCAAATTTGTACTTACATATATTACTTGAAATTATACTTCATAAAAATCTACCACTGGTAATTCTACACATTCATGTCGGTTTTTAATGCAGCGCCACCTGACGGATCCTTGCATGCAGAGATTTCTCCAGCTTCTCTGAATTTTTTCATTATATCATAGATCGCAGATGGTAAAATTTCCAAGCTCCTTGCAATTGTGCATTATCTCAAACTGTTATTACCCTTTGCCCACACAGTTAATCACCATGCGGAAAACTTTGCCCCATCTTTGCTTGGAAACGACTGAACCTTTCCAGGATgtccctttcatacccagtcataTCAACCATTCATTCCAGTCAACCAGTTAACCTGTGGAATGTTTCCAACAACTTGTTTAAAAAGTGTTGCTGATGTGAAATtcagcatatatttacaaaaaaatcaataaaggtGATGTTTCGCAAGTCCTcgcattttgttttattcacttTTGCTTAATGTATTACCATGATGAACGTTACTGATGCAGTCCAGATATTGCTTGCCATTTTCGTCGAATAGATATTGTCCTCTTGCTCTTACTATTTTCACAGGGTCGTCTGAATAAAAGAGCCTACAGGACTGCCTGCAATGAAACAAATTAACGTGTCAGTAACTTTAGTGAATTTACTGCACCGTGGAGCAGTATGATTGGTAGCTAGTTAGCATGAAGAAAATTTTTCATACCCGATAAATCGCTTCCTCATCGCGAGAGTTTCTTCTTTCCTAAGTTTTTCTAGTGCCATATTCTTCCAG containing:
- the phykpl gene encoding 5-phosphohydroxy-L-lysine phospho-lyase isoform X1 → MALEKLRKEETLAMRKRFIGQSCRLFYSDDPVKIVRARGQYLFDENGKQYLDCISNVHHVGHCHPSVTKAAAAQMDLLNTNTRFLHDNIVLYADRLAATLPKKLCVFYFVNSGSEANDLALRLAQQYTQHEDVIVIDHAYHGHLKSLIDISPYKFRKLTGQKEWVHVAPLPDTYRGLYRENHPNPGQAYADTVKDLIEEVHRKGRKISAFFAESLPSVGGQIILPEGYSTKVAEYVRSAGGLFVADEVQTGFGRLGSHFWAFQQQGEDFCPDIVTMGKPMGNGHPLSCVVTTVEIAEAFTANGVEYFNTFGGNPVSCAIGLAVLDVIEKEDLRGNASRVGAHLKDLLTKLQTRHQIIGDVRGAGLFVGLELVTDREKKTPATKVASTLVKRLKEEDKICLSTDGPWESVLKFKPPMCFSMEDADLVVQCIDRILTDMEASDLKLEKEDI
- the phykpl gene encoding 5-phosphohydroxy-L-lysine phospho-lyase isoform X2 — protein: MDLLNTNTRFLHDNIVLYADRLAATLPKKLCVFYFVNSGSEANDLALRLAQQYTQHEDVIVIDHAYHGHLKSLIDISPYKFRKLTGQKEWVHVAPLPDTYRGLYRENHPNPGQAYADTVKDLIEEVHRKGRKISAFFAESLPSVGGQIILPEGYSTKVAEYVRSAGGLFVADEVQTGFGRLGSHFWAFQQQGEDFCPDIVTMGKPMGNGHPLSCVVTTVEIAEAFTANGVEYFNTFGGNPVSCAIGLAVLDVIEKEDLRGNASRVGAHLKDLLTKLQTRHQIIGDVRGAGLFVGLELVTDREKKTPATKVASTLVKRLKEEDKICLSTDGPWESVLKFKPPMCFSMEDADLVVQCIDRILTDMEASDLKLEKEDI